The following are encoded together in the Echeneis naucrates chromosome 9, fEcheNa1.1, whole genome shotgun sequence genome:
- the LOC115048995 gene encoding solute carrier family 2, facilitated glucose transporter member 8-like, translating to MEIHNERRRLLDSEGDGLPTGLMSGQVAYLSKVKNTKLYLATFASVLGPMSFGFVLGYSSPAIPELMRTSDSRLQLDAVQASWFGSIVTLGAAAGGLLGGWMVEKIGRKLSLMFCSLPYVLGFTIIIAAQNVWMLHIGRVLTGLASGVTSLVVPLYISEMAHEKVRGALGSCVQLMVVLGIMGVYLAGLFLDWRWLAICSSIPPTLLMVCMCFMPETPRFLLSQGKRREAEEALRFLRGPDAPVAWECARIEEACEEQGSRFQMSDLKDPGVFKPLMIGIMLMIFQQMTGINAIMFYAENIFEQAHFKESDLASVIVGLIQVVFTGVAALIMDKAGRKVLLIISGVAMALSTTAFGVYFYLMSKLHSATTPGEEPHTDLTWLALASMAFFISGFALGWGPIPWLIMSEVFPVKVRGFASAVCVLTNWTMAFLITKIFQEMMNVLTSAGTFWLFASMCALNIIFTIVFIPETKGKTLEQIEATFRGTSGP from the exons ATGGAGATCCACAACgagaggaggaggctgctggaCTCGGAGGGAGACGGTCTCCCGACGGGTCTGATGTCCGGGCAGGTAGCTTATCTGAG CAAAGTGAAGAACACAAAGTTGTACCTGGCCACGTTTGCGTCCGTTCTGGGTCCCATGAGCTTCGGCTTTGTGCTCGGCTACAGTTCTCCCGCCATCCCAGAGCTGATGAGGACATCTGACTCGCGGCTGCAGCTGGACGCCGTCCAGGCGTCCTGGTTTGGG TCCATAGTGACGCTCGGGGCAGCGGCGGGCGGCCTGCTGGGCGGCTGGATGGTGGAGAAGATCGGCAGGAAGCTCAGTCTGATGTTCTGCTCGCTGCCATACGTCCTCGgtttcaccatcatcatcgcAGCGCAGAACGTGTGGATGCTTCACATCGGCAGGGTGCTCACCGGCCTCGCCAGCGGAGTCACGTCGCTGGTCGTCCCG CTGTACATCTCTGAGATGGCACACGAGAAGGTCCGCGGGGCGCTGGGCTCCTGCGTGCAGCTCATGGTGGTGCTAGGCATCATGGGAGTTTATCTTGCAG GTCTCTTCCTGGACTGGCGCTGGCTGGCGATCTGCAGCTCCATCCCACCGACACTGCTGATGGTCTGCATGTGCTTCATGCCAGAGACGCCTCGTTTCCTGCTGTCACAGGGCAAGAGGCGGGAGGCCGAGGAGGCGTTGCGCTTCCTGCGAGGACCGGATGCCCCTGTCGCGTGGGAGTGTGCTCGTATCGAGGAAGCCTGTGAGGAGCAG GGCTCCAGGTTCCAAATGTCTGACCTGAAGGACCCTGGTGTCTTCAAACCTCTGATGATCGGCATCATGCTGATGATCTTTCAGCAGATGACGGGGATCAACGCCATCATGTTCTATGCTGAGAACATATTTGAACAGGCACATTTTAAA GAGAGCGATCTGGCCTCAGTCATCGTGGGCCTGATTCAGGTCGTCTTCACAGGAGTAGCAGCCCTGATCATGGACAAGGCCGGAAGGAAGGTCCTGCTCATCATTTCAG GTGTTGCCATGGCGCTCAGCACCACAGCGTTTGGGGTTTACTTCTACCTGATGTCCAAACTTCACAGCGCCACCACGCCGGGTGAAGAACCTCACACAGACCTGACCTGGCTGGCCCTGGCCAGCATGGCCTTCTTCATCTCAG GTTTTGCTCTTGGCTGGGGTCCGATCCCGTGGCTCATCATGTCGGAGGTTTTCCCTGTCAAGGTGAGAGGGTTTGCCAGCGCCGTCTGCGTCCTCACCAACTGGACCATGGCATTCCTCATCACCAAAATATTCCAGGAGATGATG AACGTTCTAACCAGCGCCGGGACCTTCTGGCTGTTCGCCTCCATGTGCGCCCTCAACATCATCTTCACCATTGTCTTCATCCCAGAAACCAAGGGCAAGACTCTGGAGCAAATCGAGGCGACGTTCAGAGGGACGTCAGGTCCATGA